One Misgurnus anguillicaudatus chromosome 5, ASM2758022v2, whole genome shotgun sequence genomic window, cctccattcactaggtggcggaatgatacgaaaggtgaagcggttactgtgccgttatcagtagaatattgcacgcctcttagctAATCAGATTCGAGagccagaaagaactgttgtataataaactatatatatatttaaattagcatataatgagatgagtgccatggctatatacttttgacacgtttattgaCTTCTAgacaaaagtaaaagtacagattttaaaaactactcaaaaaagtaaaagtacacaaaaaactactcaattacagtaacgtgagtaaatgtaattcgttactttccacatCTGGTCATGACaaaaaaaacgacaaatgagaaatgacaaataatttgtgattgttactgaaaattataaaaactaagctttatatacaattcataaaaacaatgaaattaatgattttaaagaCACTACgtgttattatttagcacagaaatacctgcttgcttgctttcactttgatcatctccatttactttagatacagaaacaactgatgatattatttatttcaggaatctcttttctatcatttgaaagtgaacatcaaccataatattaaatcacaagaaagacatgtcgtgtcaggcataaatataggttcggtgcagatattttccgtttcatcacggaaatttaaagaaacggcttacctattttgtagtttaacttttgatgAGATAACCacaatgttttaaatacattttaaaaacttatacccgtcgaaaacatccgttttttaatgtttagtttgatgaacttctaaatatgagacgcagagcacctagcacGTTCGGCTGAATTGCATGCGCAAGCATGGGTAGCACGCAATAGTGCAAAATCTATatgaaaagcaatccaaaatgtacagactttaattagatcagaatttacgtttataataaatacatttttttaataaaataaggtcagaagtaacaaagtgcagaacaaatgtgcaaaatgcctcaagtgcacgaaaacaaaacataagccaaatagatacatcagataacccagagtgatttataaataaaataaaataaaataaaataaagaaattattaaaagaatgaaagtatagccagaattgccagctttttcttttaaaaggagaaacaaagaggcaatggtttattaacataggaacctcttatggacgtgtagcccggCCACAGGGGttgctggatttattaacgcattttaaaaatatttattgaatgctgatacttcacatattatttgcagaattataataatatgttgtatattaatatattgggagaaagctgttatatgtgaaatcagagttTTGCAcagtgcacccatatacggccaaaattaaatgatcctcatttcataacacatctgcgacgattcgactgtgagattggtagtcgaatcaggcttgtcctatcgatgcatcgaatcttcgactattcgggtCACCTGAGGATTCAGGTGGTATTAAAATGTGATCTTTATATGTTACTCTGTCTGTCAGTGGCCACCTGTGGTCTTTTTTCCTGTCACCCACTCCATTATGATGAAGGTGATGCTCATTAACATGAGGATAAAACCCAGCAACACAAACCAAGCGGCCTGGAAAACAAGACACGAAGTGAGTTCTTGTACTGCTATAGATCAAACTGAccatttttaactttaaataaggtctgccaaatacataaatgtaaatgtaaacaaatctAGTTGTCACCTGAATCTTTGGTCGCGATTTCAAAGGCTGCTGTTCTTCAGGAACGATGCGGAGGTAGAATATTCCCGGCAAGATAAAGATGAGACTAGGAGCTGATGTGGCACCTAAATAACAGacaaaatttaagtgaaatgcATAATAAGTAAAAGTAAGCTATTTTATAGTGCAGCATCCAAACTCACCAATGAAGCCGAAGATGTCACGAATGTTGGGCACGAAGATGACAAGCAGGTTGACAGCAAAGAGCAGACATACGGCGATGAGGATGTGACGCACCCAGCTGAAGGGCTTATCAGAAAACAAGAGCTGAAGGATAGCACGGCGGATCTGAGGGAAGAAGAACAGGCAGACACAAAAACATATCAGTCAACAATTGCCTGTCCTACATGATAAGCATGTAGACAATTCAATATGCAGtttgtatatcatttttttgtatactgGATGATATGTGTGCAGTTTCATTATGTATGTGTACCGGGAACAGGACGACGGGGACGGTCAGTGTCACTGCCACCAGAACAGCCAGTCGAACGCAAACCATCAGTGTGTCTGTTTTGCCGTACATCTCCAAAAGTTCTGACATCACATTTCCTGCAATTATAAAAGTGGCACttattaatcacaattaatacTTCAAATAATACTGTGATATTTCATAGATCAAGTACATTTTGCAGTTGTGCCATAGTCACCAAACTATGGTAATATACTATACTAGTATTAGTGGTAGCTTTCTATATGTGAAATTTATCTTACCATAGAAGGTGAGATAGCCAAAGATGGCAGTCAGCAGGTACATGACAAACATGGCCAAAATGGAGACATTAGCAACGCGTTGCATGCGCCTCCTGCTTGGACTGATGTAACACAGGAGACAAAACAGATATATAATAAGAAGAATATATCAATATGTAATCCTGGTATTTGTACGTGTACAATACTTCTTACTTTTTGAGTTCTGTGTAGATGGGCAAAACTTCCGGGTGGCACACAAAGGCAAATGCTATTATAGGAATGGTAAAAGCAGTCTGCAATAAAACCACAAATCAACAGATTAGATCTCTGCATTTCAAGTTAAACTTAAGTAAGGACATGCAATTCTCACACCTGATTTGTGGCTGATATCAAAAAATCTCACCTCTGAGTTGATAGTAAAGAGTTTAGCTTCACATGTGTCAGAGGTGGagtttaaatgaattgtttGGTTGAGCAGTGTAATATTAAGGCTGGTGTTCTGGTGTCCATCAGAACAGTTTTCTACAAACTTTTTGTAGATTACCTAataaaaaacagataaaaagaataaaaagagTTATTTTTGGTGGTACTAATTGTTGGAATTTAAATAATGTGaatgcatggatggatggatatctGGGTGGGTGCATGAATGGATGGACTCACAGCTATGAGGAAGAACACCATACAGCTGAGCAAGAACCCCCTGGTGTAACCCAGATACCCTACAAGTGATACATAAGAAATTAATTATGCATGCATACCATTATATAGCTACTTATATGGTTCTACAAAAATGAATTGTTTTGCTGTAGCTCAAATGCAATTCCCAGAATTTGCACCATTTCATAAGATACAGAATATTAAATTCAGGCATGGATTAACGCACGGGCCTACTGGGCACTTGCCCAGGGCACTGGGCCAGCAGGGGGCCCTGTCAAATTTACTGTGTCTATTCTTTtcaagtaaatattttaattttattttcagtaaaattttgttaaatattGAGGAATAATGTGAATTTCTTTGCAGTTGCAAAGTATTAActagtaaataaatcaaataataattttaatgtatTGCTGCGCTGTTGAAAGGGACATCTAGAGGCGAGTGAAAAGCATTGCGTAATATAAAAGTCACGCATAGAAGACGGTTActcaaaaaccaaaacaaaaaattagttTAAAACCACAACCAAGTGGATCAATGAAAAGAAAGCACAAAAGGACACGTTTTCCTCACCATGCCAGTCAGCAATTGTGAAGGAGAATGTTCATTTTCTCTAATGGCAAGAGTAAAAAACGAATAAGAAAGCAAAATGTGTCAAGGACGTCTTTAATGGCCATTGAATGCGATCTTGTGAGGGAACTGGATTTTGATGATGTgatggaagcgttttctctgaatttaaaccaacttttttttaaaccaaccTTTTTGTTCTAAgctaggggctggacacaccaaagcttttacccCCGCGGccagcgcatgttttcaattgattccaaaggaaactctgcgtttttcaaataagcaagcagctagcGTGTTTTTTCCGTGCTAAAAACCGGCGCTCGGGGTTTTATTCGCACTCagcgctgagcgtcgagagcTCAAATATATataactttgagtgaaaagctccgctcatcTTTTTGATGGAGTATGTTGTACAGTATGTTGACAGATACtggtgagatataaataaaccaatttGTGGTGTGAAAGTACATAATATTGTGTGCATTCTCTCCCAGCGTATTAGTGCCATTGTTAATCCTGTATGATGGGGCATACAGGCAGAGGCGAACCAACACTTGAGCCCTGTGCATACAGGTGCAAGGCTGTTGCCCAAAAAATTGGTAAAGGGGGCCTTTGAGACATCTGTGCCCAGGGCACATCATCGCCATAATCCGTCCCTGATTAAATTAAACActgccaaatgcacaaatgtaatgaaaatgtattattatagaGTGGGGTAGCTTAGTGGTTCAtttcaaaatactttttaaagatgtaaaataaatctttgttgtctCCAGAGTACTTAtgttaagttttagctcaaaatatcatatagataatttattatagcatgttaacatTGGAACtatgtaggtgtgagcaaaaatgtgccgttttgggtgtgtcctttaaaacgctaatgagctgatctctgtactaaatggcatggttaaggggcggtattatccccttctgacatcacggggagccaaatttcaattatttatttttttcacatgcttgcagagaatggtttaccaaaactaagttactgggttgatctttttcacattttctagattgagagaagcactgtggacccaattatagcatttaaacatgaaaaaagtcatattttcatgatatgtcccctttaaagatctAGACTGTAATCAAAAAGTTGTAGGTTCATATCAAATGACAGTTGTAATATACTCATATTggataaaaatgctaaataaatactAATAAATCATGATTGTTTGATAAAAAGCCTTCAATAACCAGCTAAACATTCTCCCCAGTGCAGGTGTGTAAAGATAAATAATGACGATGTTATAGGCTGGAATGACTatgtatgaataaataaaagaaaaaatgtaaaatgaacgTACCGAGCCGTTTCATCAATGCCAGTGGAAGAATGACAAGGATGCTAACAATAATAATGAGGAATCTGCCATCAACATACCACGCTTctgacaaaaacaaacacagatttGTTGTTATACAACATGTCATGTCTAAAAGTCTTAAAACATAAGGAtgaagtagacatttcaggcaaATCAGCTTCAGTATTATGTTTTGTGTATAATGTTATACTCACTCTGTTGTCCCACTAAGACCCCGAATAATATTGGGTAACTCTATCTTCACAATGAAGAGATAACTGGACATTGCTGTTGGATCAAATTAAGAAAATGTTAAGCGTTGGAGTGCATCTATATATGTTATGTGCTGagattgtttgttttattgcaacgctacactgcaaaaaatgatgtgttaatttcttacatattgtgtgtgtcatgccatttaaggcgttatttcatgttaaaataaatgaaagggacaacacaagttgtgttaaaaacagtgatgggagtaacgcgttacaattaATTATTCTTAGCACATAAAATGTGTCGTCCCTATACTAACACaccttctgtgttattattcattgtgcCGCCTCCATGGTCCTGCGAcgttagatcagaaatgtcttgtctgcaagtgttcatttatcacaaaatagagtaacatGAGTAACCAACTCGTTTAAATTTCACTTattgtaactgcgttacttgatttaaaaaaaatacttcgttacatgtttattaccgctaaaagtagtggaattacagttacagaattaattgtaacgcgttactcccatcactgtttttaacacaacttgtgttgtccctttcatttattttaacatgaaataacgccttaaatggcatgacacacacaatgtaaaACAAATTAACACATATTTTTCTGCAGTGTAAacttaaactgtaaaaaacggcaaactgcaaaaatatataaaaatacaaacccattttaattaatattttaaaatgatccCCCAAATTTAAGAATGTTAAATTTAAGAAATTTAAGGTTGTATCATCATGCATTTAATTTTACCTCCaatgttatgtaatgttattACACATGCTGCTGCAACTTTCCCAGGTGAACCAAATGCACGGTTCCCAAGTTGTTCATATGCACGTatacctaaacaaacacataaaaagtgtttaaaaattaGCAATGCCTCCATGTTTCCTAAATTGTTAACTTGTGGAAGAATGAAGAAGAAGCAATTTCTTACCAACCACTTCTGCGCTTTTAAGAAGCAGGTGTATTGAGTAAGCAGAAAGAAGAGCCATACTTATCAACAGAATTCTGAAAGAAAGTCATAAGATTAAAATCAATTCATTTTGCAATGAACAAAGCAACAACAAACATTGATACGGAGTAgtttatatttaatactttgttatTACCATGGTTATAACATGGCACTCTGaaaacttgattctgattggtcaagtTAAAACTGATCACACGCTTATTCAGGTACTGTGAGTCATCAGTActaattatttgtttattaactgcttatttctttattattatctCCATTTTAAATTTTGCAGGTTGTCAGCATCATAAACATTAAAACTTCGGGCTGGAATAAACATGTGTACAGAATGTATGTCTACATATAATGTTACTTTCAGAAGTGAAAATTTTATCACATAATAGCGCTGTTCAGGGATATTAGCACCAGACGTCAGTGAGATGATAAATCTAACCTCTAATCTCATTAATGACGAATTAGCCTCCTTGCTATTCATAATGGCATCCATAAAAACCCCCTTACAAGTAAATTGGTGAACACTGCCGTCTAGTGTCTGTCAGGGGATCTGTAAATACCTAAATACATGATATCGAAAGCTGTCaaagatgaaaccaaaacaaaacGTACTAAAGGCTTTTTTAACCAGCTGGTTAATCCAGACAAACAGGCAGTTAATGGTCATAGCAGTCTATTTACAGTATAACCTGCACAGATTAACGCAGGGCTATTTGTAAATGCGTGTGTACTGCGTCATGTTGCGTCATACTGCATCCctacaaaaaaatttattctAAGTGTatccataaatgtaaatttgttaaaaacaaaacactgtttttgatgtttaaacttgaaatgaaaatgtatattgAATTTATTACTCAACAAATTTGAAAGCAATAAGAATGGACCTGATTAATTGGCACTCAGTTAGGGTGTGACACCTTTAATAACCTTTATAAATGATTTCTTGGTCTGTTATGCCGGTTTTTTGAGTACTCTCTCTTACACAAATTTGCACTGATAAATAAAGTAGTTTTACTTACACAAACAGGATAATGCCAGTGTTGGCCATGGCATACGCCAGTCCCAGAATTCCACTGCCCATTATGGCATTACTGAGGTTGAAAATAGACATACCCATAGATGTTTTTCCTTTGAGCTGGAAAAAGATGAATGACACTCATGAATTTATATCACGCAGACAGTTATTATAAAACACAAATCAAACACTGAAATTATACACATgctatgtgaccctgtctgtaaaaacccagctaaagtcattttattgatttacgttttttttttttttacataaaatcatcctgcaTGCAAAGAATATTGTGTTAAAatttaaccttgatatatttactATTGACAGAGTAAGTGCATGCAGtgaatgaaatcaaactttgatggctcctaatctcataattatgagacattagcttggattttacagacagggttacgtatttatatatatattacggTCTACTGCTTGAATGGCAGTATTCCATGATAACATTATCATGTAACTCCATGTACAAAATTACGGTGGAGTAATCAGAAGTTATTCTTACTGTTACAGTATTGAACTTATCTGTAATTAGGGTGTGTTGTGTTTGTAATCAGTTTCAGACAGCATACTCATTAAATGTTAACGCCATACTCACATCTGTAAACTTTGTCTGTATCTTTCCATTACTGGGAAGAAACGTATCGGCTTCTGTCACGTTTTTCAAGTCTTCAaatctgtttaatataagcAAATAAACCATTAAGTATGAGTTTATTGAAAATGCAATTGAAGGTGGAATGCTGCAATCTGTTCCATTTTATCGGTCCTACAAAGGAAATTCTTTGTGGGAAACTGCAGGAAATGACACAGATGCTGAATCACTTTAGCAaatgatttgttggttcaacttaaaaaagtaagttacctggttgcctttgagttcaacttaaaaaaatattagatttAATGATGTTGTGTCAACTTATATTtctaaggcaaccaggtaacttacttttttaagttaaacaaagtgtgtttttacagtgtaactgtTCTTAACCCTACAAATGCCTTCCAAGTGGAATAAGCTAAATATTTTCAAACAACGCTTTGATTTAAACTCTTTAGGGCAAAAACAGAATACACAATAGAAAGCTCCAGGCTCATACAAACCAGTGTTTGTCTAAAGATTTTAAGTGAAActtctaaaaataacatttttatttaaattgatgaaaattaatttttctggtaaattaaagtgttaaaaatgcataaaaataaatattttattgtcatCTGCCCATATTGTCATGTTGCTccaaactttatttttagcCGAATGTTAAAGCTTGTGTTTTGCATGGTCATCTGCTCACTGGCTATCAAATAACATATCTGAACTTAGCTACTACAGTAACTGAT contains:
- the LOC129414862 gene encoding sodium-coupled neutral amino acid transporter 3-like, with the translated sequence MELPKMANGHHELMSPEKMENGFEDLKNVTEADTFLPSNGKIQTKFTDLKGKTSMGMSIFNLSNAIMGSGILGLAYAMANTGIILFVILLISMALLSAYSIHLLLKSAEVVGIRAYEQLGNRAFGSPGKVAAACVITLHNIGAMSSYLFIVKIELPNIIRGLSGTTEAWYVDGRFLIIIVSILVILPLALMKRLGYLGYTRGFLLSCMVFFLIAVIYKKFVENCSDGHQNTSLNITLLNQTIHLNSTSDTCEAKLFTINSETAFTIPIIAFAFVCHPEVLPIYTELKNPSRRRMQRVANVSILAMFVMYLLTAIFGYLTFYGNVMSELLEMYGKTDTLMVCVRLAVLVAVTLTVPVVLFPIRRAILQLLFSDKPFSWVRHILIAVCLLFAVNLLVIFVPNIRDIFGFIGATSAPSLIFILPGIFYLRIVPEEQQPLKSRPKIQAAWFVLLGFILMLMSITFIIMEWVTGKKTTGGH